The genomic stretch TCAGTCGGGTGTTCCGGGACGGGAAAGCACTCACCTCGTTATTAAGCCGCTTGATGCAGGACTTGTAACGACCGCAGTTATTACTACCGACCGTAGAACTTACCATCTCAAACTTGTATCGCGCCGCAAGGGTTACACCCCATATGTCGCGTTTATCTACCCTGAAGATCAGGAGAAAATCCTCAAGGCCAGCCTCAAGAAAAAACGCCGCAAAGAGTCATGGGAAACCACGGAAATTGAAGGAAAACCAACAGACATTTCTGCTCTTGATTTTGGATACGCCATCACAGGGGATGATGCAGGCTGGAAGCCAATGCGAGTCTACAATGACGGGATCAGAACCTTCATTCAGCTCCCCAGAACATCCACACAAACTGAAATTCCTGTCCTGCTTGTTGAGAAAGCTGGCGAGGAAGCAATCGTTAATTACAGGGTCAAAGGCAACGCCATGATCGTGGATGAGATCTTTGAAAAAGCAATTCTAGTCGCCGGTACAGGCATGGATCAGGAAAAAGTTGAAATCAAAAGATTGGAGGACAAATGATAAACATCACTTTAAAAGATTCTTGGAAAATAAATGCAGGATTGTTAGAAATAATCCCTGCTGAAAATCTTATTTTTCAATACAAAAATGAACAAATAAAGACCTTCTTGGATGTCATAAAATCTTTGCCAGAAGACAAAAAAATCTTCGCTCAGCTTCCCGTTTTACTTAAGTATAAAGATCAACCAGAAGACGACATTCTGTCTCGAATCGTCATGAACAATTGCTTAACTGGTTTTTTTATACGTTTTTGTGCAACGGTAGCTCTTCCCTCTTCAATAAACGAGAACCATATATGGGATTCTGAATGGTTCTATTTTCCAGAATACAATTTAGATGAAATAGAAATAAATCTTCAAGCTTGGGTTGAAAGAAAGCGCAAAGATTTAGCGAATAGTTCGATATCCCATGGCATATTTTCAATTATCCATGCCCCAAGTGTCTTATCCACACCGGAGTGTATTGTAGATAAAACAAAATTTTATGATGCACTAAAAAACCTACCTGAGAATGCAACTGTATTTAAGCAAGTCCCTGACTTAGAAAAAATAAATAACGTTCAAGTAAAAAAGAATCTTCACGAGACAATAGAAGATGCGAA from Maridesulfovibrio frigidus DSM 17176 encodes the following:
- the trbG gene encoding P-type conjugative transfer protein TrbG; the encoded protein is MNRIIFISFCLVLLTCNSVSAAPEAEPQGLMNKVFAKHSPTPANNTGGNRKELREVAINQPVPDYISKTKVRLNTKEWKALKLSNEWMNRKINPIMQSNGKVVYVFGATLPTIICTPLMASDLELQPGENVNDVIVGDTARWIVVVAQSGVPGRESTHLVIKPLDAGLVTTAVITTDRRTYHLKLVSRRKGYTPYVAFIYPEDQEKILKASLKKKRRKESWETTEIEGKPTDISALDFGYAITGDDAGWKPMRVYNDGIRTFIQLPRTSTQTEIPVLLVEKAGEEAIVNYRVKGNAMIVDEIFEKAILVAGTGMDQEKVEIKRLEDK